GCTattgaattgtaattttattctcCTGATCAGTCCCAAAGAAACATAGTATGATGATACATACGAGCATGATTAATGAACTAGCCTTATAAAGGTATATGTAAGAGCACGACCGAGAATGTAGGAGTTTAACGAGCAAATTAAATTTAACCGCAGGAAACTTTTCATTGAAGGAATATCTAACGCGTcgttaaaacttaattaacaattttctttttcgaAGCAAATATTCAAGAAGCTATCCTTGATCAGGCAATCAAGTTATAGTTAGTAGCGCAATTTAGGCACATATCAaattttcattatcatcatcaatcaatcaataaacaaaCCACTTAAAGTAACTATcgcataaaaaaaatgtagagaCTTGGAGACAACGATGGAACGACTCCAATTACTTACAAATTCAATTTCTCTAAATTATTGCAAGCCCATTTCAATAAGAATTCCGATGGCATTgttcataaataaactattggAATATAAAATGCGCTGTCTACAAAAAGTCTCATAAAGTATTCGTTTAAAATAGATGTGTTTGGAGCACGCCGCAGACCAAATAATGGTGCACAGCTACAGTGAACTGTCGTGCTCCAAACTTTATAGATGTCATGTGCACGCAAAGAAAAAAGTCTACCAGGAGGCTTATTCTATAAaactattctaaaaatatttttcattacctTATCACAgttatacaaacaataaaacgaaTGGCATTAAGAAAAATGTCAActttattaactaaaataattactaaattCTACAtatatcatacaaaaataactgaCAAAACAACCCGTGAATGGAAAGTCGAGCtattataatttcaatgttaacaatttattatcatGACTGGAATTACAAACTAACTGAGTATAAGAATGTCAGAGATCGGTTAATTTAACGGAACAAAATGAGATGCAGTGTCATAATGATTTGGAATAAAAGCTGGTCAGATATAAGACTGCAGTAGCCTAACGAAATCACGCGAAGGCGGGTTAAAAGTAACAAGGGAACTTTCTTTTATAACGCCAATCTTAAAACAGtcaagtaattttataaaacaggaCATGGTTAAACATTATTACATCTAAATACCAAATCGATCGTAGTTTCCCACGAATACATATCTACAAAAATATCATTAGGTGTACTTCaatattttcccaaaaatatttacgatttttttaacatacaaaataaatatctggGCAATTTAAATACAACAGTTATAcatgcaaaaaatatacaattctaTGAAGTATTACAAGATCTGTGTCTGTCCTTGCACACATTTAGATTATGGCCGGCATAATGTAATAGTGCATTTGTGATGTGCTCATTGAAATATTAAGTGATCACAATTGAATTACATATAAGTATACACTGTAACATGATTATAGACCTCGAATTTTATCACAATTTGCAGTCTTTGAGTACATATTAAACAACAGGAATAAAACGTCGTTACACTAAAATGATTTGGCACAATATCGTAGAGACTAGGTTACAACTTAATGCTACTTATCTTAAGATAAGCACAAAAGTGAGTCTCGGAGTATCCGCCTAGATCACAGACACAACAAATGTAGAAAGCCTAAAATTAGTTCAGCCAACCTTATTGATGAGTTCATCGCATATGGCCGTCAGCTCCTCGTTTGCCTTGGTCTTCTGCGCAAGGGACTCCTCAAGCGACGTGATGTGGAGCTCTTTCCTCTTAATCATGGCATTCAGCTTCAACACCTCCGCCTCGTGCGTCTTGTTCATCTTTTCCAACTCCTGGTTGGCGTGGTTGAGTTTGGACGTCGCGTGCTGCTTCAGTAGttcgtaattattttgcatCTTCGCTAAGTTTTCTTCGAAATCTTTTATGGATTTCTTATACTTGTCTTCATTTGCCTTGCAGTTGAGTATCACTTGTTTACTCTTCTCGTACTTACTGTGGAGGTCGCTGAAGGACACCTCCATGCTAGCCAGGTGGGCAGTCTGTTCGTCTCTTTCGTTGATTAGCTTTATTCTCTCCTCCGCGTGCCTCTTCTTATCTTGAGCTGTTTCCGAGATCAAACTAGCTATCGTCCTCTCATATTCCTCGACTACAGCCGCCATGCTCCTATTGATCTTAGTCTTCTCTGCTAGCCGGTCGTTCAATTCGTTGATCTTCTTTAATCGATCCCGACTTTCTTCTTCTAAGCCTTTGAGGTGAGATTCTAAACTAAATAATCTATCTTTTAATTCTTGACTTTCAGATCTAAGACTGTATACGTGAACTTCCTTCTCGGCTAATAGCTCTCGAAGTTGTGAAAGAGCTGAGTCGGCTTCGTTCTGTTCTCTCGTGGCTTGTGTGACCGTAGTGTCATGCGGGAGAGAAGTATTGCCACTCAGAGACAGTAGTCTGTCAATAACGGCCATGGCAGGAGACGTGAATGTAAAAGAACGCCTGTTTGATCTGTTTGGTGTCAATGACTTATTTCTAGGCGTGACAGTGTTAACAGCAGGCGGCACGGCCATCATAGGCTTTGATACTGTAATGTTAAGGTCATCGTTGAATTCCTCGCTCACATCCATGTTTTGGGTAACGTTCAAGTTAGAAGGGCCCGCAATGGGAGATTTAATTTCCGGCTGTGACATCGCCGCTTTTGTAGGAGTACTCTGCCTTTTCTGAACCTTGTTCAAAGATGCAACCAAGCTGTCAGACGAAATAGACGACATCCTCTTTGCGAAAAGAGGATCAAATTTAAGGAACAAACTCTCTTTACCACTGTCGACCACTGTGTTACTCTTATTCTGATTTAAAAGGAACTCAAAAGCTTCAGCATCTATGAACAATTCACCGTTATCTAGGTTTTCTTCATTTCCTTGTGGTGGCAATTCATTGAATTGCATCATGTCAACATTTTCTCCATCGAAATCAGACATTTTATCGTCTGTATTCAAATCTTCGGCTTCCAAGAACGGTCCCTCAACGGTGTCCTCATCTTCAGTATTAACTTCTTTAATTGTAGCATTTTTGTCATCAGTAGCTCTAGATGAAGTTGTAGTATTGTTACTAAGATTTCCTGAAGTATCTTTTTCCATTAATTCAGTCTCTATTTTGTCATCAGTTGTTTTTGGTGCAACTTGTGATTCAACATGTTCTAACTTTGAAGTAAACATGGAGCTATCAGGAGAATTTCTTATCTTACTTTTGGTAGCAAAAGGATCTTCCATGTTGACGCTCGGGGGTGGAGATTGTCGCATTTTAGATTTTGTTGCAAATGGATTAAAGTTCATGTCATCAATTTCAGGCAAGTTGAAGACATTTCTTGATTGGAAACTTTCGCTTGATGATGTTCCTGCAGAAAAGTATGCAGATTGTTCTGATGACGAATTGGTTTTCAATTCCTTCGTCAGAGCTGTGGTAGATTCATCAGATTCAAGTAATTCAGTAGAGGATAGAGTAATAGGTTGTTCGATTTTATCTTCTGATTTAATTTGTTCTAATTGCTGTACTTCATTCGTTATATTTACTGTTTCCTCATGTTCAACTTTCACTTCTTGGATTAATTTGTCTTCTTCTATAGATACACTGCTAGGACCCAAAGCCACTTCAGATGGCAAGTTTATGTCTCCACCAGCAAAAGTCTCGACAGGTTTTTCAGCTGGTTTGTCCTCAACTGCTCCGCTGAACGTCGAGTTGAATTTTCTCTTAGGAGCAACAGGCTTCTTCCTTTCGGGCTGTGATTTTCGCCTATTATTATCCTTCTTGGGCATAGGCTTTTCGATGCTTCTAGAGCTTGCTTTTGGCTCAACAGCTTTATTAGGAGACTCTAGTGAAGGCGACATCCTAATTTTAGTTTTCGTGGCGAATGGATCATCTATCTCATCAAAGTTAAAGTTGTATCCTTTAGAAGCAATAGGGGGAGAAGCCGGTGGGGTACACACTACTCTGCCACGAGTCGTTAACTCGGTTTCAGAATTTGAATCTGTTTTCATATCTGAGATATTTTCAACAATTACCGATACGAATGGACTGTTGTTTTCAGAAACTACGATCTCATCATCCGCAGTTTTAAATTCAGTAGTTTCATTGACTGGGATATCATCTGGTTTAAGAAGTTGTACTTCGTTTTCTTGTTTTAGAGGCTCTGTAGGAATAACATCAACGTTAGTTAGTTCTGGAACAACGGAGGTATTTTCACATGTTTCAACAATATCAGTTACTGGAATCGCATTTATTTGTTCATCAGCAGGTGGCGCAAGTGGTTCTTCACCAACAACATTCATTATTTCATTGATAGGTTTATCTTCCTCAGAAATGTGTGCATTTGATAAAAGTTCAGGCATATCTTTGCTAATAGATTTGACCATCATATCAGGAACAACTTCATTTGTCACGTTTCCAGAACTCTCTGTCAAAACCGTAGGTTGGTCAGCTACAATCTCGGAAGTGTTGGCAACAGattcaatattttctatattagGTAAAATATTAGTCTGGTTAATAATATCAGGTAAGGGTTTAATACCTAATACACTTTCATTGATATCCATTGACATATTGCCTTCACTTTTATTATCTTCAGTGTTACAAGTCACTGTTTGATTAAGGCACTCAGTTACAGTTTCAGTCTTATTCATCACATTAACAGCTTCTTCAACACGATCCATTTCATCAATTTGAACATCTAACTTGTTCAGTGATACTTGTAATTGCTCAGCTACTGATAGAGTTTTATTCTTAACATCTACATCAGCAATATCTGGTACTGGTTTTAATACATCACTATCTAACACCGGCGCTTCATTTTGATTTGTATTTTCTCCATCAACATTTGTAGGTTCTTGTGGTAATGTAGCTTTATCATCAATGCTTTCTTTCAATATTGGTTCCTCCTGTAATACATTGGGTATTGTCTCAGTTCCTGGTTCCAGATTGTTAGGTGTGGTAGAAGTCTCAGTTGTTACCTCAATAGGTACATTCAATTCTTTCTCAGTGTCATCTTCATCAGGTAAAGGTATTTCAGCAGCGAGCTCAGTCATTGATGATTCTTTAACAGGACTAGATAT
The sequence above is a segment of the Helicoverpa armigera isolate CAAS_96S chromosome 20, ASM3070526v1, whole genome shotgun sequence genome. Coding sequences within it:
- the LOC110381944 gene encoding uncharacterized protein LOC110381944 → MAHHAEPMDIDSDFDNKENSLHHNNVLPFTEKGYEELDVSELNMKLRYSITPASSPMSKSYTANCLDNRNLDAGDDTLNGTVNENNLTRSLNSTMTKCDSSVKSHKALPLQAISTEQFADSNRNTSVLRPLDSTITQDNANITVTVCGPPDNDENLSMLSVSSSAAQTPEATTPTKEHKNESASPIMRGLKSVLNMFRSSQSPIPPESEDTLKPDILSPAEPPTSVDQSMLASTPIAAHRKKEASPTKRNSPNKEPIVFNDDLEKELQWKDETTIIFSQERIPIHKLFFQPPTETKATTGHNVELPSEVQDDMNSTVEYMDISYNDSIRDRTMTDTQVLGNKTDGTIAGESDSEFVDCETTFTKSESLLEDKDKTPVVNQTQDLDLSKETESAKENTSTSSASRLKQIILNTTQDILDATLSITPEDLISETLVKSVQDPATQPETMKEATPSEIKLESQEPNEITILGESQETSLSTQENIPALNQTMDVCNITTDVQSEDANVTKTLENDIQSFLEPAAEITTNEELKDVNTTVENIPIEVSEKSIAETSLSRGNETIVMEDKVIETQLEIESANIKNTTLTLDTTKDIDSDKTVGNTTHIIEKDQSITIDNEVTTLPSPVTQEETKDKPTPVPNDEIISSPVKESSMTELAAEIPLPDEDDTEKELNVPIEVTTETSTTPNNLEPGTETIPNVLQEEPILKESIDDKATLPQEPTNVDGENTNQNEAPVLDSDVLKPVPDIADVDVKNKTLSVAEQLQVSLNKLDVQIDEMDRVEEAVNVMNKTETVTECLNQTVTCNTEDNKSEGNMSMDINESVLGIKPLPDIINQTNILPNIENIESVANTSEIVADQPTVLTESSGNVTNEVVPDMMVKSISKDMPELLSNAHISEEDKPINEIMNVVGEEPLAPPADEQINAIPVTDIVETCENTSVVPELTNVDVIPTEPLKQENEVQLLKPDDIPVNETTEFKTADDEIVVSENNSPFVSVIVENISDMKTDSNSETELTTRGRVVCTPPASPPIASKGYNFNFDEIDDPFATKTKIRMSPSLESPNKAVEPKASSRSIEKPMPKKDNNRRKSQPERKKPVAPKRKFNSTFSGAVEDKPAEKPVETFAGGDINLPSEVALGPSSVSIEEDKLIQEVKVEHEETVNITNEVQQLEQIKSEDKIEQPITLSSTELLESDESTTALTKELKTNSSSEQSAYFSAGTSSSESFQSRNVFNLPEIDDMNFNPFATKSKMRQSPPPSVNMEDPFATKSKIRNSPDSSMFTSKLEHVESQVAPKTTDDKIETELMEKDTSGNLSNNTTTSSRATDDKNATIKEVNTEDEDTVEGPFLEAEDLNTDDKMSDFDGENVDMMQFNELPPQGNEENLDNGELFIDAEAFEFLLNQNKSNTVVDSGKESLFLKFDPLFAKRMSSISSDSLVASLNKVQKRQSTPTKAAMSQPEIKSPIAGPSNLNVTQNMDVSEEFNDDLNITVSKPMMAVPPAVNTVTPRNKSLTPNRSNRRSFTFTSPAMAVIDRLLSLSGNTSLPHDTTVTQATREQNEADSALSQLRELLAEKEVHVYSLRSESQELKDRLFSLESHLKGLEEESRDRLKKINELNDRLAEKTKINRSMAAVVEEYERTIASLISETAQDKKRHAEERIKLINERDEQTAHLASMEVSFSDLHSKYEKSKQVILNCKANEDKYKKSIKDFEENLAKMQNNYELLKQHATSKLNHANQELEKMNKTHEAEVLKLNAMIKRKELHITSLEESLAQKTKANEELTAICDELINKVG